A window of Amycolatopsis australiensis contains these coding sequences:
- a CDS encoding ATP-dependent DNA ligase, translated as MDLPVMPPVRPMLAKAVHAVPHEPGLLYEPKWDGFRCVVFRDGDDIELGSRNDRPLTRYFPELVELLAAALPPRCVVDGEIVLATPAGLDFEALQLRLHPAASRVRKLAEETPASFVAFDLLALGDTDLTGEPFRERRKQLEAILRTDAHGLQRVHLTPLSDDPAQAEDWFTRFEGAGFDGVMAKPADLPYEQDKRVMWKVKHERTADCVVAGFRRHKDGEGIGSLLLGLYDDEGVLHHVGVASSFTKKRRAELVEELAPLRENALEGHPWRTWAEYEPDPGRKPGAMSRWAPQKDLAWEPLRIERVAEVRYEHLQGGRFRHGGRLVRFRPDRTPESCTYAQLDEAPPAELAKLFGEAR; from the coding sequence GTGGACTTGCCCGTCATGCCGCCGGTGCGGCCGATGCTCGCCAAGGCCGTGCACGCCGTCCCGCACGAGCCGGGGCTGCTGTACGAGCCCAAGTGGGACGGCTTCCGCTGCGTCGTGTTCCGCGACGGCGACGACATCGAGCTGGGTTCGCGCAACGACCGGCCGCTGACCCGCTACTTCCCGGAGCTGGTCGAGCTGCTGGCCGCCGCGCTGCCGCCCCGCTGCGTCGTCGACGGCGAGATCGTGCTGGCCACGCCCGCGGGCCTGGACTTCGAGGCGCTCCAGCTGCGGCTGCACCCGGCCGCGTCGCGGGTGCGCAAGCTCGCGGAGGAGACGCCGGCGAGCTTCGTCGCCTTCGACCTGCTCGCGCTCGGCGACACCGACCTCACCGGCGAGCCGTTCCGCGAGCGGCGCAAGCAGCTCGAGGCCATCCTGCGCACCGACGCCCACGGCCTGCAGCGCGTGCACCTGACCCCGCTGAGCGACGACCCGGCCCAGGCCGAGGACTGGTTCACCCGGTTCGAGGGCGCGGGCTTCGACGGCGTCATGGCCAAACCCGCCGACCTGCCGTACGAGCAGGACAAGCGGGTCATGTGGAAGGTCAAGCACGAGCGCACGGCCGACTGCGTCGTCGCCGGGTTCCGCCGGCACAAGGACGGCGAGGGCATCGGCTCGCTGCTGCTGGGCCTGTACGACGACGAGGGCGTGCTGCACCACGTCGGCGTGGCCAGCAGTTTCACCAAGAAGCGCCGTGCCGAGCTGGTCGAGGAGCTGGCGCCGCTGCGCGAGAACGCGCTCGAGGGCCACCCGTGGCGTACCTGGGCCGAGTACGAGCCCGACCCGGGCCGCAAGCCGGGCGCGATGAGCCGGTGGGCGCCGCAGAAGGACCTGGCCTGGGAGCCGCTGCGCATCGAACGGGTGGCGGAGGTCCGCTACGAGCACCTGCAGGGCGGCCGGTTCCGGCACGGCGGGCGGCTGGTGCGGTTCCGGCCCGACCGCACGCCGGAGTCGTGCACGTACGCCCAGCTCGACGAGGCACCGCCCGCCGAGCTGGCGAAACTGTTCGGGGAGGCTCGATGA
- a CDS encoding DinB family protein, whose product MTTERPEPPLVGGEREMLRTFLDFHRATLAMKCDGLSDEDLRRASSPPSTLSLLGLVRHMAEVERTWFRRVINAEDIPLVWSAEGDFQAAYDASSSTRAEAFAAWHAEVEQSRKIEEAAESLDVVGHQARWGEDVSLRLVMLHMIHEYARHNGHADFLREAIDGVTGA is encoded by the coding sequence GTGACCACAGAACGACCCGAACCGCCCCTGGTCGGGGGCGAGCGCGAGATGCTGCGCACGTTCCTCGACTTCCACCGCGCCACGCTCGCCATGAAGTGCGACGGACTGTCCGACGAGGACCTCCGCCGGGCGTCGAGCCCGCCGTCCACGCTCTCCCTGCTCGGCCTCGTCCGGCACATGGCCGAGGTGGAGCGCACCTGGTTCCGGCGGGTGATCAACGCCGAGGACATCCCGCTGGTGTGGTCGGCCGAAGGCGATTTCCAGGCGGCGTACGACGCGAGCTCGTCGACCCGCGCGGAGGCGTTCGCGGCGTGGCATGCCGAAGTGGAGCAGTCGCGCAAGATCGAGGAGGCGGCCGAGTCCCTGGACGTCGTCGGCCACCAGGCGCGCTGGGGCGAGGACGTCTCGCTGCGGCTGGTGATGCTGCACATGATCCACGAGTACGCCCGGCACAACGGCCACGCCGACTTCCTGCGCGAGGCCATCGACGGCGTCACGGGAGCCTGA
- a CDS encoding squalene cyclase, producing MDLLAWLRDSDPALRWQVERDLAGEPPAVWEATRARIASEGFGARLLALQDPDGQWAGGAFFPAGFRGGEPQPWTATTWTLNTLREWGLDAGALSGTAELLAQNSRWEYGNLPYWGGEVDCCINAWTLANGVWLGADVAGIASWFAEHRLPDGGWNCEWVSGSARSSVHSTLNAVKGLLAFETATGGTPSARAARLAGEEYLLERGLFRRRSTGEPIAPWVTEFGYPFRWRYDVLNAASYFRDADRPDERMAEAVALIRAARQPDGTWLQARTERGRVWFEVDVPAGQPSKWLTLFAARVLDWWDAR from the coding sequence ATGGACCTGCTCGCCTGGTTGCGCGACTCCGATCCGGCCCTGCGCTGGCAGGTGGAGCGCGACCTGGCGGGCGAACCGCCGGCGGTCTGGGAAGCGACGCGGGCGCGGATCGCGTCGGAAGGGTTCGGCGCGCGGCTGCTGGCGCTGCAGGACCCGGACGGCCAGTGGGCGGGCGGCGCGTTCTTCCCGGCCGGCTTCCGCGGCGGCGAGCCCCAGCCCTGGACGGCGACGACGTGGACGTTGAACACGCTGCGCGAATGGGGCCTGGACGCCGGCGCCCTGAGCGGGACCGCGGAGCTGCTGGCGCAGAACAGCCGCTGGGAGTACGGGAACCTGCCGTACTGGGGCGGCGAGGTCGACTGCTGCATCAACGCCTGGACCCTGGCCAACGGCGTGTGGCTGGGCGCGGACGTCGCCGGGATCGCGTCGTGGTTCGCCGAGCACCGCCTGCCGGACGGCGGCTGGAACTGCGAGTGGGTGTCGGGGTCGGCGCGTTCGTCGGTCCACTCGACGCTCAACGCGGTGAAGGGCCTGCTCGCCTTCGAGACGGCGACGGGTGGGACGCCGTCTGCACGCGCGGCCCGGCTCGCCGGCGAGGAGTACCTGCTGGAGCGCGGCCTGTTCCGGCGGCGGTCGACGGGCGAGCCGATCGCGCCGTGGGTGACGGAGTTCGGCTACCCGTTCCGCTGGCGCTACGACGTGCTCAACGCGGCCTCGTACTTCCGCGACGCGGACCGGCCGGACGAGCGGATGGCGGAGGCGGTGGCCCTGATCCGCGCGGCGCGGCAGCCGGACGGCACCTGGCTGCAGGCGCGCACCGAACGCGGCCGGGTGTGGTTCGAGGTCGACGTCCCGGCCGGGCAGCCGTCCAAGTGGCTGACGCTGTTCGCCGCGCGGGTGCTGGACTGGTGGGACGCGCGCTGA
- a CDS encoding DUF1015 family protein, protein MSDWIRPIGRGWVVRDAVPGPDVDEFAEPDRVVAALAAPGAADSLLAVQHPARTPAALARGLDLASAVPAARAVLDRLRRRFYRPVREIVAPYRIEGPDGVALGLLCLVDPAAVTDDGAARVRHTEDVYADVVAERAAVLAGLGCATSAAMLVPATGGDLLTEQVERACAGLGLPDLSTSDAAGRRHELWVVPAGPLQNRLLAAVAAADLLVADGNHRVAAAAAAGHGALLALVTAGPQLRIGAIHRVLTGTGLGPEDLVSRWCAAGLDVRYDEHAVPVTGEAVVRAGPAVLRVRLPKPRGTEPVIDHEIVERILFDDALGVNPDGPCVRPLPAGRPVPPDADAVVLLAPVRYADVLAVHAAGRRMPRKATYFTPKPRSGLVLAELERGR, encoded by the coding sequence ATGAGCGACTGGATCCGGCCGATCGGGCGGGGCTGGGTGGTCCGCGACGCGGTGCCCGGCCCCGACGTCGACGAATTCGCCGAACCCGACCGCGTGGTGGCCGCGCTGGCCGCGCCCGGTGCCGCCGACAGCCTCCTGGCCGTGCAGCACCCGGCCCGCACGCCCGCGGCGCTGGCGCGCGGGCTCGACCTGGCGTCGGCGGTCCCGGCCGCCCGGGCGGTGCTCGACCGGCTCCGCAGGCGGTTCTACCGGCCGGTGCGCGAGATCGTCGCGCCGTACCGGATCGAGGGCCCGGACGGTGTGGCGCTGGGCCTGCTGTGCCTGGTCGACCCGGCGGCGGTGACCGACGACGGCGCCGCGCGGGTCCGGCACACCGAGGACGTCTACGCCGACGTCGTGGCCGAGCGCGCCGCGGTGCTGGCCGGGCTGGGCTGCGCGACGAGCGCGGCGATGCTCGTCCCGGCCACCGGCGGCGACCTGCTGACCGAGCAGGTCGAACGGGCCTGCGCCGGCCTCGGCCTGCCCGATCTGTCCACTTCGGACGCGGCCGGGCGGCGGCACGAGCTGTGGGTGGTGCCCGCCGGCCCGCTGCAGAACCGGCTGCTGGCCGCGGTCGCGGCCGCGGACCTGCTGGTCGCCGACGGCAACCACCGGGTGGCCGCGGCCGCGGCGGCGGGGCACGGCGCGCTGCTGGCGCTGGTGACGGCGGGCCCGCAGCTGCGGATCGGCGCGATCCACCGGGTGCTGACGGGCACCGGCCTCGGCCCGGAGGACCTCGTGTCGCGCTGGTGCGCGGCGGGGCTGGACGTCCGGTACGACGAGCACGCGGTCCCGGTGACGGGAGAGGCGGTGGTCCGCGCGGGCCCGGCGGTGCTGCGGGTCCGGCTGCCGAAGCCGCGCGGGACGGAACCGGTGATCGACCACGAAATCGTCGAGCGGATCCTGTTCGACGACGCGCTGGGCGTGAACCCGGACGGCCCGTGCGTGCGGCCGCTCCCGGCGGGCCGCCCGGTGCCGCCGGACGCGGACGCGGTGGTGCTGCTGGCCCCGGTGCGGTACGCGGACGTGCTGGCGGTGCACGCGGCCGGGCGGCGGATGCCGCGGAAGGCCACGTATTTCACGCCGAAGCCGCGCAGCGGGCTGGTGCTGGCGGAGCTGGAGCGCGGCCGGTGA
- a CDS encoding MDR family MFS transporter has translation MTTTAATSVKGVGFRSDRGPVLIAVMLSTALVALDSTIIATAVPSVVRDLGGFSQFPWLFSIYLLTQAVTVPLYGKFADVLGRRPVMFFGIAAFLVGSVLCGAAWSMPVLIAARAVQGIGAGAIQPMSMTVIGDLYTVEERARVQGYVASVWGMASVVGPTLGGVFAEYLDWRWIFFINLPLGAIAALMLHRNFAEKVERKVHKVDYTGAALLTVGCSLVILGLLEGGVAWAWGSLPSVAIFAAGAVLLVAFVLAEKRAAEPVLPLWVFTRRILVGGNLLAVVVGAVLMGLTSYLPTYAQGVLGAGALVAGFAVAALTVGWPIAASLAGKIYLRIGFRDTALIGSVFVIAGGALVAMLGATSTIWAAAAAAFVLGVGLGLTSSPTLVAVQSVVGWDRRGVVTATNLFSRSLGSAVGAAVFGAIANATLASRFASPPAEVAGKLPPSVDATSLVLDGHPDNSPVAAFVRSALAEATHYVFVGLLVVAAVSVVALLLMPRKTEQLEF, from the coding sequence ATGACGACCACCGCCGCCACCAGCGTGAAAGGGGTCGGCTTCCGATCGGACCGCGGACCGGTGCTGATCGCGGTTATGCTCAGCACCGCGCTCGTCGCGCTGGACAGCACGATCATCGCGACCGCCGTCCCGTCGGTGGTGCGCGACCTCGGCGGGTTCTCGCAGTTCCCGTGGCTGTTCTCGATCTACCTGCTGACGCAGGCGGTCACCGTCCCGCTCTACGGCAAGTTCGCCGACGTGCTCGGCCGCCGTCCGGTGATGTTCTTCGGGATCGCGGCCTTCCTCGTCGGCTCGGTGCTGTGCGGCGCCGCGTGGAGCATGCCGGTGCTGATCGCGGCGCGGGCGGTGCAGGGCATCGGTGCGGGCGCGATCCAGCCGATGTCGATGACGGTGATCGGCGACCTGTACACGGTGGAGGAACGCGCGCGCGTGCAGGGCTACGTCGCGAGCGTGTGGGGCATGGCCTCGGTGGTCGGCCCGACGCTCGGCGGCGTGTTCGCCGAGTACCTGGACTGGCGGTGGATCTTCTTCATCAACCTGCCGCTCGGCGCGATCGCCGCGCTGATGCTGCACCGGAACTTCGCCGAAAAGGTGGAACGCAAGGTCCACAAGGTCGACTACACGGGCGCGGCGCTGCTGACGGTCGGCTGCTCGCTGGTGATCCTCGGCCTGCTCGAAGGCGGCGTCGCGTGGGCGTGGGGCTCGCTGCCGAGCGTGGCGATCTTCGCGGCCGGCGCGGTGCTGCTGGTGGCGTTCGTGCTGGCGGAGAAGCGCGCCGCCGAGCCGGTGCTGCCGCTGTGGGTGTTCACCCGCCGGATCCTGGTCGGCGGCAACCTGCTGGCGGTGGTGGTCGGCGCGGTCCTGATGGGGCTGACGTCGTACCTGCCGACGTACGCGCAGGGTGTCCTCGGCGCGGGCGCGCTGGTGGCCGGGTTCGCGGTGGCGGCGCTGACGGTCGGCTGGCCGATCGCGGCGTCCCTGGCCGGCAAGATCTACCTGCGCATCGGCTTCCGCGACACGGCGCTGATCGGCAGCGTGTTCGTCATCGCGGGCGGCGCGCTGGTGGCGATGCTGGGCGCGACGTCGACGATCTGGGCGGCGGCGGCCGCGGCGTTCGTCCTGGGGGTCGGGCTGGGCCTGACGTCGAGCCCGACGCTGGTGGCGGTCCAGTCGGTGGTGGGCTGGGACCGCCGTGGCGTGGTGACGGCGACGAACCTGTTCAGCAGGTCACTGGGCAGCGCGGTGGGCGCGGCGGTCTTCGGCGCGATCGCCAACGCGACGCTGGCCTCGCGCTTCGCGAGCCCGCCGGCGGAGGTGGCGGGCAAGCTGCCGCCCTCGGTGGACGCGACGAGCCTGGTGCTGGACGGTCACCCGGACAACTCCCCGGTGGCGGCGTTCGTCCGGAGCGCACTGGCGGAGGCGACGCATTACGTGTTCGTCGGGCTGCTCGTCGTGGCGGCTGTGTCGGTGGTTGCCCTGCTGCTCATGCCGCGGAAGACCGAGCAGCTGGAGTTCTAG
- a CDS encoding TIGR03854 family LLM class F420-dependent oxidoreductase, which yields MLKIRLGVAPATGTGPAGFAGLAERLEEAGVDSLWLSELVYSPEVDPMIGMAHALARTAKLKVGTGVAILPGRHPVLVAKQLLTLAGLAPKRVLPVFGLRPARQAEHDLFPVPPGRRAAVFDESLALLRRLLEEDSVSFDGEFFQVSDVSLGPRPAKRLDVWLGGSAPAALRRTGRLADGWLGSFHTPSQARQARIAIQRAAAEAGREIEEDHFGLSLLVADKGIPPELAETAARRRPGVPLADLVATSWPEARRLVEQHIEAGLSKFVIRPGHGDFDAFLEKFQAELVPLQN from the coding sequence GTGCTGAAGATCAGGCTGGGCGTCGCGCCGGCGACGGGGACCGGGCCGGCGGGGTTCGCCGGGCTGGCGGAACGGCTCGAGGAAGCCGGTGTCGACTCGCTGTGGCTGTCCGAGCTGGTCTACTCGCCGGAGGTCGACCCGATGATCGGCATGGCGCACGCGCTGGCGAGGACGGCGAAGCTCAAGGTCGGCACGGGCGTCGCGATCCTGCCCGGCCGTCACCCGGTGCTGGTGGCCAAGCAGCTGCTGACGCTGGCCGGCCTGGCACCGAAGCGGGTGCTGCCGGTGTTCGGCCTCCGCCCGGCCCGCCAGGCGGAGCACGACCTGTTCCCGGTCCCGCCGGGCCGCCGCGCGGCGGTCTTCGACGAGTCACTGGCGTTGCTGCGCCGTCTGCTGGAGGAGGACTCGGTGTCGTTCGACGGCGAGTTCTTCCAGGTGTCGGACGTGTCGCTGGGACCGCGCCCGGCGAAGCGCCTGGACGTCTGGCTGGGCGGGTCGGCCCCGGCGGCGTTGCGCCGGACGGGCCGCCTGGCGGACGGCTGGCTGGGCAGCTTCCACACCCCGTCCCAGGCCCGGCAGGCACGCATCGCCATCCAGCGGGCGGCAGCGGAGGCGGGCCGGGAGATCGAGGAGGACCACTTCGGGTTGAGCCTGCTGGTGGCGGACAAGGGAATCCCGCCCGAGCTGGCGGAGACGGCGGCCCGCAGGCGGCCGGGGGTGCCGCTGGCGGACCTGGTGGCGACGAGCTGGCCGGAGGCGCGGAGGCTGGTGGAGCAGCACATCGAGGCGGGCCTGTCGAAGTTCGTCATCCGGCCGGGGCACGGTGACTTCGACGCGTTCCTGGAGAAGTTCCAGGCCGAGCTGGTGCCGCTGCAGAACTGA
- a CDS encoding MarR family winged helix-turn-helix transcriptional regulator: MIDLGEDPLKLDRQVCFALSVASRSVIGIYRPLLEPHGLTHPQYLVMLALWEKSPRSVKDLGTTLRHEPATLSPLLKRLEALGYVTRTRSRSDERRLTVELTEKGRALRAEAEKIPYRVVQTLGMDVAELEALHAVLTRVIDATA; this comes from the coding sequence ATGATCGACCTCGGCGAGGACCCGCTGAAGCTGGACCGGCAGGTGTGCTTCGCGCTTTCGGTGGCTTCGCGCAGCGTCATCGGCATCTACCGGCCGCTGCTGGAGCCGCACGGGCTCACCCACCCGCAGTACCTGGTGATGCTGGCGCTGTGGGAGAAGTCGCCCCGGTCGGTGAAGGACCTCGGCACGACGTTGCGGCACGAGCCGGCGACGCTTTCCCCGCTGCTCAAGCGGCTCGAGGCGCTCGGGTACGTCACGCGCACGCGCAGCCGGTCGGACGAGCGCCGGCTGACGGTCGAGCTGACGGAGAAGGGCCGCGCGCTGCGGGCCGAGGCCGAGAAGATCCCGTACCGCGTGGTGCAGACGCTCGGGATGGACGTCGCCGAGCTGGAGGCGCTGCACGCCGTGCTGACCCGGGTCATCGACGCGACCGCCTGA
- a CDS encoding DUF5313 domain-containing protein — protein MERPGLLRWFGYAVGVKLPSRYADWALHDATSKHWRARYVLQRSVGIVPLCAVWLLLPGSIWLRLSLVLMAALVAYFYSCAYMEESVEHRLGRQGFPHNTGRRIRAAAAEAKNAEVTARYLARYRTGD, from the coding sequence ATGGAACGCCCCGGTCTCCTGCGCTGGTTCGGCTATGCCGTCGGCGTGAAGCTGCCGAGCCGCTACGCGGACTGGGCGCTGCACGACGCGACGTCGAAGCACTGGCGCGCCCGGTACGTGCTCCAGCGGTCGGTCGGCATCGTGCCGCTGTGCGCCGTGTGGCTGCTGCTGCCCGGCTCGATCTGGCTGCGCCTGTCGCTGGTCCTCATGGCGGCGCTCGTCGCGTACTTCTACTCCTGCGCGTACATGGAAGAGAGCGTCGAACACCGGCTCGGCCGCCAGGGCTTCCCGCACAACACCGGGCGCCGCATCCGGGCGGCGGCGGCCGAGGCGAAGAACGCCGAGGTCACCGCCCGCTACCTCGCGCGCTACCGGACCGGCGATTAG
- a CDS encoding RluA family pseudouridine synthase: MRRKLRPPIPPRHGLEPARLKLPDGEWPTLLAHLVDRLPRVTPGRIEQMLREERIHGTDGPLGVDTPYAPGSFIWFHRDLPDEVPVPFAIRVVHRDEHLLVADKPHFLATIPRGQHILETALVRLRRELGLPHLSPAHRLDRVTAGLVMFVITPELRGKYQTLFRDRRVHKEYEAIAPYDPALDLPRTLRSRIVKERGVLAAREVPGEPNAETRVELLEHRAGLGRYRLVPATGRTHQLRVHLSGLGIPILGDDFYPELREKPLGDFTKPLQLLAKVLEFDDPVTGTHRRFTSGLRLAAWDDPVAWAASPA; encoded by the coding sequence ATGAGACGCAAGCTCCGGCCACCGATCCCGCCTCGCCACGGGCTGGAGCCCGCCCGGCTGAAACTGCCCGACGGCGAGTGGCCGACCCTGCTGGCGCACCTCGTCGACCGGTTGCCGCGGGTGACGCCCGGCCGCATCGAGCAGATGCTGCGCGAGGAGCGCATCCACGGCACCGACGGCCCGCTCGGCGTCGACACGCCCTACGCACCCGGCTCGTTCATCTGGTTCCACCGCGACCTGCCGGACGAGGTCCCGGTGCCGTTCGCGATCCGGGTCGTGCACCGCGACGAGCACCTGCTGGTCGCCGACAAGCCGCACTTCCTCGCGACCATCCCCCGCGGGCAGCACATCCTGGAGACGGCGCTCGTCCGGCTGCGGCGCGAGCTCGGCCTGCCGCACCTGTCCCCCGCGCACCGGCTGGACCGGGTCACCGCCGGGCTGGTGATGTTCGTGATCACCCCGGAGCTGCGCGGCAAGTACCAGACGCTGTTCCGCGACCGGCGGGTGCACAAGGAGTACGAGGCGATCGCGCCGTACGACCCGGCGCTCGACCTGCCGCGGACTTTGCGCAGCCGGATCGTCAAGGAACGCGGTGTGCTGGCCGCCCGCGAGGTCCCGGGCGAGCCGAACGCCGAAACCCGCGTCGAGCTGCTCGAACACCGCGCCGGGCTGGGCCGGTACCGGCTGGTGCCCGCGACCGGCCGGACGCACCAGCTGCGCGTGCACCTCAGCGGCCTCGGCATCCCCATCCTCGGCGACGACTTCTACCCCGAGCTGCGGGAGAAGCCGCTCGGCGACTTCACGAAGCCGTTGCAGCTGCTGGCCAAGGTCCTCGAGTTCGACGACCCGGTCACCGGGACCCACCGCCGGTTCACCAGCGGGCTGCGGCTGGCCGCCTGGGACGACCCCGTGGCGTGGGCGGCGTCCCCGGCGTGA
- a CDS encoding dihydrofolate reductase family protein, whose protein sequence is MRTLIATAFVSLDGVVEAPGGEPGYRNAGWTFKDIEFDPAAYEIKGREQQESAAMLMGRVSYEVFAPVWPGMTEEFAGYNAMPKYVVSTTLAEGDLVTDWGEITVLRSLDDVAALKETDGGPIIVHGSATLNRALADAGLIDRYHLLVFPVLLGAGKRLFSDADKDKQLLKVVESETYSNGIQKLVYDVIH, encoded by the coding sequence ATGCGCACCCTGATCGCCACCGCCTTCGTCTCGCTGGACGGCGTCGTCGAAGCCCCCGGCGGGGAACCGGGCTACCGCAACGCCGGCTGGACGTTCAAGGACATCGAGTTCGATCCCGCCGCGTACGAGATCAAGGGCCGTGAGCAGCAGGAATCCGCGGCGATGCTGATGGGCCGGGTCAGCTACGAGGTGTTCGCGCCGGTGTGGCCGGGGATGACCGAGGAGTTCGCCGGCTACAACGCCATGCCGAAGTACGTCGTGTCGACGACGCTGGCCGAGGGGGACCTCGTGACCGACTGGGGCGAAATCACCGTCCTGCGGTCCCTCGACGACGTCGCCGCGCTCAAGGAGACCGACGGCGGCCCGATCATCGTCCACGGCAGCGCCACCCTGAACCGCGCACTGGCCGACGCCGGCCTGATCGACCGCTACCACCTGCTCGTCTTCCCGGTCCTGCTCGGCGCGGGCAAGCGGCTGTTCAGCGACGCGGACAAGGACAAGCAGCTGCTGAAGGTCGTCGAGAGCGAGACGTACTCCAACGGCATCCAGAAGCTCGTCTACGACGTGATTCACTAG
- a CDS encoding alpha-ketoglutarate-dependent dioxygenase AlkB: protein MNPGLQSSLFGTQGSIALRPLAPERTDLGSGAWVDIQPGWLEGADELFATLAEGVPWQAEKRKMYDRVVAVPRLLSYYRENVPLPHPVLAAARDALSKHYLRELREPFRTAGLCYYRDGRDSVAWHGDRIGRGAREDTMVAILSVGAARTLALRPRGGGKTLARPLGHGDLLVMGGSCQRTWEHSVPKTAKAVGPRISVQFRPRGVN, encoded by the coding sequence ATGAACCCGGGTCTCCAGTCTTCGCTGTTCGGCACTCAGGGCTCGATCGCGCTGCGGCCGCTCGCGCCCGAGCGCACCGACCTGGGCTCGGGCGCGTGGGTCGACATCCAGCCCGGCTGGCTCGAGGGCGCCGACGAGCTGTTCGCGACGCTGGCCGAAGGCGTGCCGTGGCAGGCGGAGAAGCGGAAGATGTACGACCGCGTCGTCGCCGTGCCACGGCTGCTGAGCTACTACCGCGAGAACGTGCCGCTCCCCCATCCCGTGCTGGCCGCGGCCCGGGATGCGCTGAGCAAGCACTACTTGCGGGAGCTGCGGGAACCGTTCCGGACGGCCGGATTGTGCTACTACCGCGACGGCCGGGACAGCGTGGCTTGGCATGGTGATCGGATCGGGCGTGGGGCTCGTGAAGACACCATGGTCGCGATTCTGTCCGTGGGGGCGGCTCGGACGCTGGCGTTGCGTCCCCGGGGTGGCGGGAAGACCCTTGCCCGGCCCTTGGGGCATGGTGATCTGCTCGTCATGGGTGGTAGCTGTCAGCGGACTTGGGAGCACTCGGTTCCCAAGACTGCCAAGGCGGTCGGACCTCGGATCAGTGTTCAGTTCCGGCCTCGTGGGGTGAACTGA
- a CDS encoding cytochrome P450, whose protein sequence is MGSLRSRVLGWVGRRYLARQSKKGFDLEKMSSILPESALLPLKRDGLDPVPEMAARRAEAPIGKLDLPFGMNAWLVTGYDEAKAVLGRASGFSSDFGNLVGNAGVTADQNPGGLGFADPPVHTRLRKLLTPEFTMRRLSRLTPRIEEIVTEQLDAMAKTEGPVDLWQAFALPIPSLTICELLGVSYEDRADFQRLSTARFDLFGGAGASLGAMSESLTYLLDIVKKQREQPGDGLLGMLIKEHGDEIDDRELAGLADGVLTGGLETTASMLALGALVLLRDEKAMEAVRGDAESVHRFVEELLRYLTVVQMAFPRFAKEDMEIGGVHIAEGDIVLVSLSAADRDPKLGREMDKFDATREPTSHLAFSYGIHRCIGAELARMELRTAYPALVSRFPNLRLAVPPEKLSFRKVSIVYGLDELPVLVN, encoded by the coding sequence ATGGGGAGTCTCCGCTCACGGGTCCTGGGCTGGGTCGGCCGCCGGTATCTCGCGCGGCAGTCGAAAAAGGGCTTCGACCTCGAGAAGATGTCGTCGATCCTGCCGGAATCGGCGCTGCTGCCGCTGAAGCGGGACGGTCTCGACCCCGTGCCGGAGATGGCCGCGCGCCGGGCCGAGGCGCCGATCGGCAAGCTCGATCTGCCGTTCGGGATGAACGCGTGGCTGGTCACCGGGTACGACGAGGCGAAGGCCGTGCTGGGCCGGGCGAGCGGGTTTTCCAGCGACTTCGGCAACCTGGTGGGCAACGCGGGCGTGACGGCCGACCAGAACCCGGGCGGCCTCGGCTTCGCGGACCCGCCGGTGCACACCCGGCTGCGCAAGCTGCTGACGCCGGAGTTCACGATGCGCCGGCTGAGCAGGCTGACGCCGCGCATCGAGGAGATCGTCACCGAGCAGCTGGACGCGATGGCGAAGACGGAGGGGCCGGTCGACCTGTGGCAGGCGTTCGCGCTGCCGATCCCGTCGCTGACGATCTGCGAGCTGCTGGGGGTCTCGTACGAGGACCGCGCGGACTTCCAGCGGCTGAGCACGGCGAGGTTCGACCTGTTCGGCGGCGCGGGCGCGTCGCTCGGGGCGATGTCGGAGTCGCTGACGTACCTGCTGGACATCGTCAAGAAGCAGCGCGAGCAGCCGGGCGACGGCCTGCTGGGCATGCTGATCAAGGAGCACGGCGACGAGATCGACGACCGTGAGCTGGCGGGCCTGGCGGACGGCGTGCTGACGGGAGGCCTGGAGACGACGGCGAGCATGCTGGCGCTGGGAGCGCTGGTGCTGCTGCGCGACGAGAAGGCGATGGAGGCGGTCCGCGGCGACGCGGAATCGGTGCACCGCTTCGTCGAGGAGCTGCTGCGGTACCTGACGGTGGTGCAGATGGCGTTCCCGCGGTTCGCCAAGGAGGACATGGAGATAGGCGGAGTACACATAGCGGAGGGCGACATCGTCCTGGTGTCGCTGTCGGCAGCGGACCGCGACCCCAAGCTGGGCAGGGAGATGGACAAGTTCGACGCAACGCGCGAGCCGACATCCCACCTGGCGTTCAGCTACGGAATCCACCGCTGCATCGGCGCAGAGCTGGCAAGAATGGAGCTGCGCACGGCCTACCCGGCACTGGTGAGCCGCTTCCCGAACCTGCGCCTGGCGGTACCCCCGGAGAAGCTGTCATTCCGCAAGGTGTCCATCGTGTACGGCCTGGACGAACTCCCGGTCCTGGTGAACTGA